From the genome of Apodemus sylvaticus chromosome 3, mApoSyl1.1, whole genome shotgun sequence, one region includes:
- the Rb1cc1 gene encoding RB1-inducible coiled-coil protein 1 has translation MKLYVFLVNTGTTLTFDTELTVQTVADLKHAIQSKYKIAIQHQVLVVNGGECMAADRRVCTYSAGTDTNPIFLFNKEMILCDRAPAIPKTTFSTENDMEIKVEESLMMPAVFHTVASRTQLAVEMYEVAKKLCSFCEGLVHDEHLQHQGWAAIMANLEDCSNSYQKLLFKFESIYSDYLQSIEDIKLKLTHLGTAVSVMAKIPLLECLTRHSYRECLGRLDSLNEHEGSEKAEMKRSSELVLSPDMPKTTNTSLLTSFHKSMEHVAPDLTDAERGKELRESCQSPVQQEEASVDAKDSDLPFFNVSLLDWINVQDRPNDVESLVRKCFDSMSRLDPKIIQPFMLECHQTIAKLDNQNMKAIKGLEDRLYALDQMIASCSRLVNEQKELAQGFLANQMRAENLKDASVLPDLCLSHANQLMIMLQNHRKLLDIKQKCTTAKQELANNLHVRLKWCCFVMLHADQDGEKLQALLRLVMELLERVRIVEALSTVPQMYCLAVVEVVRRKMFIKHYREWAGALVKDGKQLYEAEKSKRESFGKLFRKSFLRNRLFKGLDSWPSSFCTQKPRKFDCELPDISLKDLQFLQSFCPSEVQPFLRVPLLCDFEPLHQHVLALHNLVKAAQSLDEMSQTITDLLNEQKVSTSQASPQSAASPRIESTTGITTTTSPKTPPPLIVQDTLCPAVCPLEELSPDSIDAHTFDFETISHPNTEQTVHQASIDLDSLAESPESDFMSAVNEFVIEENLSSPNPISDPQSPEMMVESLYSSVINAIDSRRMQDTSTRGNEGLGDRAALHVQLEKCRVAAQDSHISIQTIKDDLCHFRTFVQKEQCDLSNYLKCTAVEIRNIIEKVKYSLEVTLKEKHQQELQSLKIEYECKLDALAKDSEENVNKILKLKEDLVSLEEALQNKDNEFTSIKLEKDAIVCMQQDKDQKLLEMENIMHTQNCEIKELKQSREMVLEDLKRLHEEKLVSLRAEFQCLEQSHLKELEDTLRIRHTQESEKVITDHKMSLEKLKKENQQKIDQMLESHASTIQEKEQELQELKLKVSDLSDMRCKLEVELALKEAETDEIKILLEESRTQQKETLKSLLEQETENLRTEINKLNQKIHDNNESYQVGLSELRALMTIEKDQCISELISRHEEESNILKAELDNVTSLHHQAFEVEKKLNEQIVELQTKLNSELSALEKQKDEKINQQEEKYEALLQNLEKDKERLAMNHKQDKEELIQKLNFEKDKAVQTALDQFKLERELVEKELLEKVKHLENQIAKSSAIESAREDSSSLVAELQEKLQEEKAKFLEQLEEQEKRKNEEMQNVRTSLIAEQQTNFNTVLTREKMRKENIINDLSDKLKSTMQQQERDKDLIESLSEDRARLLEEKKQLEEEVSKLRTSSFLPSAPVGAAPELYGACAPELPGEPERSLMETAEEGRVDSAMETSMMSVQENMLSEEKQRIMLLERTLQLKEEENKRLNQRLMSQSLSSVSSRHSEKIAIRDFQVGDLVLIILDERHDNYVLFTVSPTLYFLHSESLPALDLKPGEGASGASRRPWVLGKVMEKEYCQAKKAQNRFKVPLGTKFYRVKAVSWNKKV, from the exons ATGAAGTTATATGTGTTTCTGGTTAACACTGGAACCACGCTAACATTTGACACTGAGCTAACTGTGCAAAC TGTGGCCGATCTTAAGCACGCCATTCAAAGCAAATACAAGATTGCTATTCAGCACCAGGTGCTAGTGGTCAACGGAGGAGAATGCATGGCTGCCGATCGAAGAGTGTGTACTTACAGCGCTGGGACG GACACAaatccaatttttctttttaataaagaaatgatcTTATGTGACCGTGCACCTGCTATTCCTAAAACTACCTTTTCAACAGAAAATGACATGGAAATAAAAGTTGAAGAGTCTCTTATGATGCCTGCAGTGTTTCACACTGTGGCTTCAAGGACACAGCTTGCAGTG GAAATGTATGAAGTGGCCAAGAAGCTTTGTTCTTTCTGTGAAGGTCTTGTCCATGATGAACATCTTCAGCACCAAGGCTGGGCTGCAATTATGGCCAATCTGGAGGACTGTTCAAATTCATACCAAAAACTTCTTTTCAAGTTTGAAAGTATTTATTCTGATTATCTTCAGTCCATAGAAGACATCAAGCTAAAACTTACTCA TTTAGGAACTGCGGTTTCAGTAATGGCCAAGATACCACTGTTGGAGTGCCTAACCAGACATAGTTACAGGGAATGTTTGGGAAGACTGGATTCATTAAATGAACATGAAGGCTCAGAGAAAGCTGAAATGAAAAGATCTTCTGAACTGGTGCTCTCTCCTGATATGCCTAAAACAACTAACACATCCTTGTTAACCTCATTTCACAAGTCAATGGAGCATGTAGCTCCAGATCTCACCGATGCTGAACGTGGCAAGGAACTTAGGGAATCTTGTCAAAGTCCTGTCCAGCAAGAAGAAGCTTCAGTGGATGCTAAAGACAGTGATCTgcctttttttaatgtttctttgttAGACTGGATAAATGTTCAAGATAGACCTAATGATGTGGAATCTCTGGTCAGGAAGTGCTTTGATTCTATGAGCAGG CTTGACCCAAAGATTATTCAACCGTTTATGTTAGAATGCCATCAGACTATTGCCAAACTTGATAATCAGAATATGAAAGCCATTAAAGGGCTTGAAGATCGGCTGTATGCCTTGGACCAGATGATTGCTAGCTGTAGCCGGCTGGTAAATGAACAGAAAGAGCTTGCTCAG GGATTTTTAGCTAATCAGATGAGAGCTGAAAACTTGAAGGATGCATCTGTGTTACCTGATCTGTGCCTGAGTCATGCAAATCAGCTAATGATTATGTTGCAAAACCACAGAAAACTGTTGGATATTAAACAGAAGTGTACCACTGCCAAACAAGAGCTAGCAAACAATCTTCATGTCAGACTAAA GTGGTGTTGTTTTGTGATGCTTCATGCTGACCAGGATGGAGAGAAGCTGCAAGCCTTGCTGCGCCTGGTGATGGAGCTGCTGGAGAGAGTCCGGATTGTCGAGGCTCTCAGCACCGTCCCTCAGATGTACTGCCTGGCTGTTGTTGAGGTTGTGAGGAGGAAAATGTTCATTAAACACTACAGAGAG TGGGCTGGTGCTTTAGTCAAAGATGGAAAACAGCTATACGAAGCTGAAAAGTCAAAAAGGGAATCCTTTGGGAAATTATTta GGAAGTCCTTTTTAAGAAATCGTCTGTTTAAGGGACTGGACTCCTGGCCTTCctcattttgt ACTCAGAAGCCTCGAAAATTTGACTGTGAACTTCCAGATATATCATTAAAAGATTTACAGTTTCTTCAATCATTTTGTCCTTCAGAAGTGCAGCCATTCCTCAG GGTTCCCTTACTTTGTGACTTTGAACCTCTACACCAGCATGTACTTGCCCTACATAATTTGGTAAAAGCAGCACAAAGTTTGGATGAAATGTCACAGACCATTACAGATCTGCTGAATGAACAAAAG GTATCCACAAGTCAGGCATCCCCACAGTCAGCTGCTTCTCCAAGAATAGAAAGTACAACAGGCATTACAACTACTACCTCACCAAAAACTCCTCCTCCACTAATTGTTCAGGATACCTTATGTCCGGCAGTGTGTCCCTTAGAAGAATTATCTCCAGATAGCATCGATGCTCATACATTTGATTTTGAAACCATCTCCCATCCAAACACAGAACAAACTGTTCACCAAGCTTCTATAGACTTGGATTCATTAGCAGAAAGTCCCGAGTCTGACTTTATGTCTGCTGTGAATGAGTTTGTGATAGAAGAAAATTTATCGTCTCCTAACCCTATAAGTGATCCACAAAGTCCAGAAATGATGGTGGAGTCACTTTATTCTTCAGTCATCAATGCAATAGATAGTAGGCGCATGCAAGACACAAGCACACGCGGGAACGAGGGCCTTGGGGATCGGGCTGCATTACATGTCCAGCTGGAGAAATGCAGAGTTGCTGCTCAAGACTCTCACATTAGTATACAAACCATCAAGGATGATCTATGCCACTTTAGAACATTCGTACAAAAAGAACAGTGTGACTtatcaaattatttaaaatgtacagctgtagaaataagaaatattattgaaaaagtaaaatattccCTAGAAGTAACACTAAAGGAAAAGCATCAGCAAGAACTCCAATCTTTAAAAATTGAGTATGAATGCAAACTTGATGCTCTAGCaaaagacagtgaagaaaatgtaaataaaattttaaaattgaaagaagATTTAGTTTCCCTTGAGGAGGCTTtacaaaataaagataatgaaTTTACTTCAATTAAACTTGAAAAGGATGCTATTGTCTGCATGCAGCAAGATAAGGATCAGAAGTTGTTAGAGATGGAAAATATAATGCATACTCAGAATTGTGAAATTAAAGAACTGAAGCAGTCACGAGAGATGGTGTTAGAAGACCTGAAAAGGCTGCATGAGGAAAAACTAGTGTCATTGAGAGCAGAATTTCAGTGCTTAGAGCAAAGTCACCTAAAGGAATTAGAGGACACACTGCGTATCAGGCACACACAGGAGTCTGAGAAAGTTATAACAGACCACAAAATGTCTTTGgagaaattaaaaaaggaaaatcagcAAAAAATTGACCAGATGCTAGAATCTCATGCCTCAACTATTCAGGAAAAAGAGCAAGAGTTGCAGGAATTGAAACTCAAGGTCTCTGACTTGTCAGACATGAGGTGTAAGTTAGAGGTTGAACTTGCACTAAAGGAAGCAGAAACGGATGAGATAAAGATCTTGTTGGAAGAGAGCAGAACACAGCAGAAGGAAACGTTGAAGTCTCTACTTGAACAAGAGACTGAAAatttaagaacagaaataaataaactaaacCAAAAAATTCATGATAATAATGAGAGTTATCAGGTAGGTTTATCAGAGTTAAGAGCTTTAATGACAATTGAAAAAGATCAGTGCATTTCAGAGTTAATCAGTAGACATGAAGAAGAATCTAATATACTTAAGGCTGAATTAGACAATGTTACATCTTTGCATCACCAAGCatttgaagtagaaaaaaaattgaatgaaCAAATAGTTGAATTGCAGActaaattgaactcagaactgagtgctcttgaaaaacaaaaagatgagaAAATAAACCAACAAGAAGAGAAGTATGAAGCACTTCTTCAGAACCTTGAGAAAGACAAGGAGAGATTGGCCATGAACCACAAGCAAGACAAAGAAGAGTTAATTCAGAAGCTTAATTTTGAAAAAGACAAAGCTGTTCAAACTGCACTAGATCAATTTAAATTGGAGAGAGAACTTGTTGAGAAAGAGTTATTAGAAAAAGTTAAACATCTTGAGAATCAAATAGCCAAAAG TTCTGCCATTGAGTCAGCCAGAGAAGATTCTTCAAGCTTAGTTGCTGAACTTCAAGAGAAACTTCAGGAAGAAAAAGCTAAGTTTCTGGAACAACTTGAAgagcaagaaaaaagaaagaatgaagaaatgcaGAATGTTCGAACCTCTTTGATTGCTGAGCAGCAG ACCAACTTTAACACAGTCTTAAcaagagagaaaatgaggaaagaaaacataataaacGATCTTAGTGATAAGCTAAAAAGTACAATGCAGCAGCAAGAGCGGGATAAAG ATTTGATAGAGTCGCTCTCTGAGGACCGAGCTCGGCTGCTTGAAGAGAAGAAGCAGCTGGAAGAGGAAGTGAGTAAACTGCGCACTAGCAGCTTCCTCCCCTCAGCACCCGTGGGGGCAGCCCCAGAGCTTTACGGTGCTTGTGCACCTGAGCTCCCCGGCGAGCCAGAGAGATCGCTTATGGAGacagcagaggaagggagagtgGACTCGGCCATGGAGACAAGCATGATGTCTGTCCA AGAAAATATGCTATCTGAAGAGAAGCAGAGGATCATGCTCCTAGAACGG ACATTGCAgttgaaagaagaagaaaacaagcgGTTAAATCAAAGACTG ATGTCTCAGAGTTTGTCCTCAGTATCTTCAAGGCATTCTGAAAAAATAGCCATTAGAGA TTTTCAGGTGGGAGATTTGGTTCTCATCATCCTAGATGAGCGGCATGACAATTATGTGTTGTTTACTGTTAGTCCTACTTTGTATTTCCTGCATTCAGAGTCTCTTCCTGCCCTGGATCTCAAACCCGGTGAGGGAG CTTCAGGTGCATCTAGAAGACCCTGGGTTCTCGGAAAAGTAATGGAAAAGGAATACTGTCAAGCCAAAAAG gCACAAAACAGATTTAAAGTTCCTTTGGGGACAAAGTTTTACAGAGTGAAAGCTGTGTCATGGAATAAGAAGGTATAG